In Mercurialis annua linkage group LG6, ddMerAnnu1.2, whole genome shotgun sequence, the following are encoded in one genomic region:
- the LOC126688021 gene encoding protein ABCI7, chloroplastic, translating to MSSIIFSPLVHTSTTVASRIKPKPKQKFITSVSLAAAPIQAGFSDPFVLQLAESLEDSAPPCSSPSLQKLRDSCSESLLSIPWPSRKDELFRFTDTSLIKKSEIQPISKPQLDPLTNFSEDIQSPNVVFVDGYIVNSMSNTSNLPDGVYVGSLSSDSEDNIAKTLSNSFDEFQLGDLFWSINGLGAPDVAVIYVPEGVRVETPIHLRYVSVVGGDEGSNQLPVSNPRVLVVVEKRGEVGIIEEFVSTGRENKSYWTNAVLEVMIQEGAKVEHSYIQNQSLNSAHTKWTSVQQKSASTYALAEVSTGGKLSRHNLHVQQLGPDTATEVSTFHLCVGAQTQDLHSRLVFDHPRAYSRQLHKCIVADSQGQAVFDGNVKVNRLAQQTDAGQLTRCLLLEPRATVNVKPNLQIIADDVKCSHGAAISDLEESQLFYLQARGIDLETARKALVFSFGAEVIEKCPYSFVRKQAETLVKESLSSTGKLSL from the exons ATGTCTTCTATAATATTTTCTCCCCTGGTTCACACATCAACTACAGTAGCATCAAGAATCAAACccaaaccaaaacaaaaatTCATAACTAGTGTTTCACTCGCTGCAGCTCCGATACAAGCCGGTTTTTCGGACCCCTTTGTTCTCCAACTTGCAGAATCCCTCGAAGATTCAGCCCCTCCTTGTTCCTCCCCGTCTCTCCAGAAGCTTAGAGATTCTTGCTCTGAGTCTCTTCTTTCCATCCCTTGGCCCTCTCGTAAAGATGAGCTCTTTCGCTTCACCGACACTTCACTCATCAAGAAATCAGAAATCCAGCCAATCTCTAAGCCACAGCTTGATCCCCTAACCAACTTTTCAGAAGATATCCAATCGCCCAATGTTGTTTTTGTTGATGGGTATATTGTAAATTCTATGTCAAATACATCAAATTTGCCTGATGGAGTTTATGTAGGTAGCTTGTCAAGTGACTCTGAAGATAACATTGCCAAAACGTTATCCAACTCTTTTGATGAGTTCCAGTTGGGTGATTTGTTTTGGTCGATAAATGGATTAGGGGCGCCGGATGTTGCTGTGATTTATGTTCCTGAAGGGGTTAGAGTAGAAACTCCAATCCATTTGAGGTATGTTTCAGTTGTGGGAGGAGATGAGGGATCTAACCAGCTTCCAGTTTCAAATCCAAGGGTGTTAGTGGTGGTCGAGAAGAGAGGAGAGGTTGGCATAATTGAGGAGTTCGTTAGCACAGGGAGAGAAAATAAATCTTACTGGACAAATGCAGTTTTGGAAGTTATGATTCAAGAAGGAGCAAAAGTTGAGCATTCTTATATTCAAAATCAGTCCTTGAATTCTGCTCATACCAAGTGGACATCAGTTCAACAG AAATCAGCTAGTACTTATGCACTTGCTGAAGTAAGCACTGGTGGAAAATTGAGCCGGCACAATCTCCATGTGCAGCAACTGGGTCCAGATACAGCTACAGAAGTATCAACATTTCATTTATGTGTCGGTGCTCAAACACAAGATCTACATAGCAGACTAGTATTCGATCATCCAAGGGCTTACTCTCGACAGCTTCACAAGTGCATTGTTGCCGATTCACAAGGCCAAGCTGTCTTCGATGGGAATGTAAAGGTCAACAG ATTAGCGCAGCAGACTGATGCCGGACAATTAACAAGGTGTCTTCTGCTGGAACCACGTGCAACCGTGAATGTCAAACCCAATCTGCAAATTATAGCAGATGATGTAAAGTGCTCCCATGGAGCTGCTATAAGTGATCTAGAAGAAAGTCAGCTTTTTTACCTTCAGGCCCGTGGTATCGATTTAGAGACGGCTAGAAAAGCTCTTGTATTTTCCTTTGGAGCTGAAGTGATCGAAAAATGTCCTTACTCTTTCGTCAGAAAGCAAGCTGAGACTCTAGTCAAGGAGTCGCTGAGTTCTACCGGTAAACTATCCTTATAG
- the LOC126686924 gene encoding glycosyltransferase BC10-like: MGNVKQHSSSNSKLTTSFRCISFFLFFVVGFSLGITVNIYSKSFSFTFETIFSSPEVSSRLLLQPSPPPPPIVIEQRKPLPPRLPPPPTIRTFREYSPPPPLPQIPPPPAIHTYTPPPQLSPLPAIHTYTPPPQLPPPPATHTYMPPLSMEDDEMFKRALKVEKSANNNVKKVAFMFLTKGSLPLADLWEKFFEGHEGLYTIYVHTHPLFNDSVPQDSVFFGRRIPSKPVEWGKPSMIDAERRLLANGLLDNSNERFILLSESCIPLFNFTKIYTYLLNTNQSFIDSVDDPRKIGRGRYNPKMSPTITISDWRKGSQWFAITRNVAFDIVSDTKYYPVFKEYCSPPCYMDEHYIPTLVNIICPEENSNRTITWVDWSKNGPHPGRFGKETISVEFLDGIRFGNNTCSYNNENSSSVCFLFARKFLWNTLGPLLQIAPKLLNFSNL; encoded by the exons ATGGGAAATGTAAAACAACATTCATCATCAAATTCCAAGCTTACAACTTCTTTTAGATGCAtctcttttttccttttctttgttGTTGGCTTTTCTCTCGGAATCACTGTTAACATATATTCGAAAAGCTTCTCGTTCACTTTTGAAACTATCTTTTCTTCTCCGGAAGTCTCGTCAAGGTTGCTACTACAGCCCTCGCCTCCACCGCCTCCTATTGTGATAGAACAACGCAAACCATTGCCACCGCGACTACCACCTCCTCCTACTATACGTACTTTTAGGGAATATTCGCCACCACCACCGCTACCACAAATACCACCGCCACCTGCTATACATACATATACGCCACCACCACAACTATCACCGCTGCCTGCTATACATACATATACGCCACCACCACAACTACCGCCGCCGCCTGCAACACATACATATATGCCACCACTTAGCATGGAGGACGATGAGATGTTTAAGCGAGCATTGAAGGTTGAAAAGTCTGCAAATAATAATGTAAAGAAAGTTGCTTTCATGTTCTTGACAAAGGGGTCATTACCTTTGGCTGATCTATGGGAGAAATTCTTTGAAGGACATGAAGGGCTGTATACTATATATGTTCATACTCACCCTTTATTCAATGATTCAGTGCCTCAGGATTCTGTTTTCTTTGGTAGAAGAATTCCAAGCAAG CCTGTAGAATGGGGAAAACCGTCAATGATCGACGCGGAGAGGCGACTTTTAGCCAATGGTCTTCTCGACAACTCCAACGAAAGATTTATACTACTTTCAGAAAGTTGCATTCCCCTATTCAACTTCACAAAAATCTATACATACCTACTGAACACAAATCAAAGCTTTATAGATTCAGTTGATGATCCAAGAAAAATAGGCCGTGGCCGATATAATCCCAAAATGTCGCCTACAATCACCATATCCGATTGGCGAAAAGGATCACAGTGGTTTGCAATTACTCGAAATGTCGCCTTTGATATTGTGTCCGACACAAAGTATTACCCTGTCTTTAAAGAATATTGTAGCCCTCCCTGTTATATGGATGAGCATTACATTCCTACGCTTGTTAATATAATTTGTCCTGAAGAGAATTCAAATAGAACCATTACTTGGGTTGATTGGTCGAAGAACGGTCCGCATCCCGGAAGATTTGGGAAGGAAACTATTTCTGTTGAGTTTCTGGATGGAATCAGGTTTGGTAATAATACTTGTAGCTATAATAATGAAAATTCTAGCTCAGTTTGCTTTCTGTTTGCTAGGAAGTTTTTATGGAATACTTTGGGACCTTTGTTGCAGATTGCACCAAAATTACTGAATTTTTCAAATCTTTAA
- the LOC126686922 gene encoding AP-3 complex subunit delta: MASSSSASLMETLFQRTSEDIIKGLRHQQTGESESSFISKVIEEIRREIKSTDLHTKSVALQKLTYLNSLHFIDMSWAAFHAVECISSPVFSHKKLGYLAISQSFNESTSVMLLITNQLRKDLKSANEFEVSLALECLSKIGTLDLCRDLTSEVFVLMSSSKLFVRKKAVGVVLRVFEKYPDAVRVCFKRLVECLDGNDSQIVSAVVGVFCELAKKDPKSYLPLAPEFYKILTDSRNNWVLIKVLKIFAKLAPLEPRLAKRVIEPICDHMRRTGAKSLMFECVRTVVTSFSDYESAVKLAVEKIHEFLVDDDQNLKYLGLHALAIVAPKHLWAALENKEVVIQSLSDSDPNVKHESLRLVMAMVSESNVVEICRVLLNYALKSDPDFCNEILGSILSKCCQNVYEIVVDFDWYVSLLGEMSRIPHCQKAEEIEKQLIDIGMRVKDVRPELVRVGRDLLIDPALLGNFFLHGILSAAAWVCGEYVEFSRNTIELVEALLQPRTSLLPPSVRTIYMQSAFKILVFCLHSYFLHKENCSDDVTSEITELPSNGECAGSSSLATHKARASSYEQDEGFNPRDSNNSYEDLSVMDVGDDHTYTLLEKKGFTYDSIVKLLSLIELAFGPLSGSSDVEVQERARNVLGFLELVKKEIFSSKETKNGDMKASIVVHLVHDAFSEELGPVAVNAQERVPIPDGLVLKENLADLDEICGDIQLSSSSLFSLGSSYGESFGASGSIPQFNEELEQSSESTSLLVEHRKRYDLYYLSSEKNETIANDYPPANDPISGINTNDDAKDLAKLADQSLGSKRKPNNAKARPVVVKLDGDVAPITLRKPEMKDAQLSDAVRDILLGNAGIPASSQSSPSKLSSKSKGKEKQNADLPESGEIIGGEKANLGNPSSRSKHRSHGKERGKKKAEDENVDERDDHEKKGKQKSKHRHGRHKTRQRAEVSSNLVAQTPVIPDFLL, translated from the coding sequence ATGGCATCATCATCATCAGCTTCACTGATGGAAACTCTTTTCCAACGCACATCCGAGGACATCATAAAGGGTCTTCGCCACCAGCAAACCGGAGAGTCCGAGTCATCGTTTATCTCAAAAGTTATTGAAGAAATCCGCAGAGAGATCAAATCAACAGACTTGCACACCAAATCGGTAGCTTTACAAAAACTCACATATTTAAATTCACTTCATTTTATAGACATGTCATGGGCTGCTTTTCATGCTGTTGAATGCATTTCTTCACCGGTTTTCTCCCATAAAAAACTGGGCTACCTTGCAATTTCACAGTCTTTTAATGAATCCACCTCTGTTATGTTACTGATCACTAACCAGTTGAGGAAAGATCTCAAGAGTGCTAATGAGTTTGAAGTTAGTTTAGCTCTTGAATGTTTGTCTAAGATTGGTACTCTTGATTTGTGTAGAGATCTTACCAGTGAAGTTTTTGTTTTGATGTCAAGTTCTAAGCTTTTTGTTAGGAAGAAAGCTGTTGGTGTTGTTTTGAGGGTTTTTGAGAAGTACCCAGATGctgttagggtttgttttaagCGGCTTGTTGAATGTTTAGATGGGAATGATTCGCAGATTGTGTCGGCTGTTGTCGGGGTTTTCTGTGAGCTTGCGAAGAAAGACCCGAAATCTTATCTTCCTTTAGCACCCGAGTTTTATAAGATTTTGACTGATTCGAGGAATAATTGGGTTTTGATTAAAGTGTTGAAGATTTTTGCAAAGTTGGCTCCTTTGGAGCCTAGGTTAGCTAAAAGGGTTATTGAACCGATTTGTGATCATATGAGGAGAACTGGGGCTAAATCGTTGATGTTTGAGTGTGTTAGGACTGTGGTGACTAGTTTTAGTGACTATGAATCTGCGGTGAAGCTCGCGGTTGAGAAAATTCATGAGTTTTTGGTGGATGATGATCAGAATCTTAAGTACCTTGGATTGCATGCGTTGGCAATTGTAGCACCAAAGCATTTGTGGGCAGCGTTAGAGAATAAGGAGGTCGTGATTCAATCTCTCAGCGATTCCGATCCTAATGTAAAGCATGAGTCTTTGCGTCTAGTGATGGCCATGGTTTCTGAGAGCAATGTGGTGGAAATATGTAGGGTTTTGCTCAACTATGCACTCAAATCTGATCCTGATTTCTGCAATGAGATTCTTGGTTCAATTTTGTCAAAGTGTTGCCAGAATGTCTATGAGATTGTAGTCGACTTTGATTGGTATGTGTCACTTCTTGGGGAAATGTCAAGGATTCCACATTGTCAAAAGGCAGAAGAAATTGAGAAGCAGCTCATTGATATAGGTATGAGGGTCAAGGATGTTAGACCAGAGCTTGTTCGGGTTGGTCGAGATTTGCTGATTGATCCTGCATTACTTGGGAATTTTTTCTTGCACGGTATATTGTCTGCTGCTGCTTGGGTCTGTGGAGAGTATGTAGAATTTTCAAGGAATACGATTGAACTCGTGGAGGCGTTGCTACAGCCTCGTACTAGTCTCTTGCCCCCATCAGTCAGAACTATTTACATGCAGTCTGCTTTTAAGATTTTAGTATTTTGTTTACACTCATACTTCTTACATAAGGAAAATTGTTCTGACGATGTGACATCAGAAATTACAGAACTGCCATCCAATGGGGAATGTGCAGGAAGTTCCAGTTTGGCCACACACAAAGCACGTGCTAGTAGTTATGAACAAGACGAAGGTTTCAATCCTAGAGATTCAAATAATTCATATGAAGATCTTTCTGTCATGGATGTAGGGGATGATCATACATATACTTTGTTGGAGAAAAAAGGTTTTACGTATGATTCTATTGTTAAGCTTTTAAGCTTAATTGAATTGGCCTTTGGCCCGCTAAGCGGAAGTAGTGATGTTGAAGTACAGGAACGGGCAAGGAATGTACTTGGATTTCTGGAGTTGGTAAAGAAAGAAATATTCTCatcaaaagaaacaaaaaatggAGATATGAAAGCATCCATAGTTGTTCACTTGGTGCATGATGCTTTTTCTGAGGAGCTTGGTCCAGTCGCAGTAAATGCTCAAGAGAGAGTTCCAATACCGGATGGTTTAGTGCTTAAGGAAAATCTTGCTGATTTGGATGAAATTTGTGGTGACATACAATTATCATCATCTAGTTTGTTTTCCTTGGGAAGTTCTTATGGAGAGAGTTTTGGTGCTTCTGGCTCTATCCCTCAATTCAATGAAGAGTTGGAACAATCGAGTGAGTCCACTTCATTACTTGTAGAACACCGTAAGCGCTACGACTTGTATTATCTCTCTTCAGAGAAGAATGAAACTATAGCAAATGACTATCCACCTGCAAATGACCCCATTTCCGGCATAAACACCAATGATGATGCTAAAGATCTGGCCAAGCTTGCCGACCAATCACTTGGCTCAAAACGAAAACCAAACAATGCAAAGGCTAGGCCTGTGGTGGTTAAGTTGGATGGTGATGTTGCCCCAATAACTCTCAGGAAACCAGAAATGAAAGATGCTCAGCTTTCTGATGCAGTTCGAGATATTCTTTTAGGTAATGCAGGTATACCTGCTTCATCACAAAGCAGTCCATCTAAATTATCTAGTAAGAGTAAAGGGAAAGAGAAACAGAATGCGGATCTTCCTGAATCGGGAGAAATTATAGGTGGAGAGAAGGCTAACCTTGGTAATCCAAGTTCAAGAAGCAAACACAGGAGCCATGGTAAAGAGAGAGGCAAGAAAAAGGCAGAGGACGAGAATGTTGATGAAAGAGACGACCATGAGAAGAAAGGAAAGCAGAAGAGTAAGCATCGTCATGGTAGACATAAAACTCGACAAAGAGCTGAAGTATCCTCGAATCTGGTTGCACAAACACCAGTTATTCCTGATTTCCTATTATAG